A window of the Lolium perenne isolate Kyuss_39 chromosome 7, Kyuss_2.0, whole genome shotgun sequence genome harbors these coding sequences:
- the LOC127316776 gene encoding CBL-interacting protein kinase 29-like: MCGTPAYVSPEILSKQGYGPAKVDIWSCGVVLFVLAAGYLPFNDGSLINMYRKIYAGRFRCPNWFSPELRHLLRCILNPNPATRIGTDGIMDHPWFRHGADDADAELARVKSGHDEEAWFKTEFKEDVGRDMTAFDILAFSPGSDLSGLFGAGPGTERVFVGESAAAVLARVEDAGKKGGHIVRREGKKRAGPVYVEAESGIVAKVTVFKIADAVSLVEVVKGHGPEASAFWKDWLQPAVKPPAAAV; the protein is encoded by the coding sequence ATGTGCGGCACCCCGGCGTACGTCTCGCCCGAGATCCTATCGAAGCAGGGGTACGGCCCCGCCAAGGTGGACATCTGGTCCTGCGGGGTCGTGCTATTCGTCCTCGCCGCGGGGTATCTCCCCTTCAACGACGGCAGCCTCATCAACATGTACCGCAAGATCTACGCCGGCCGGTTCCGCTGCCCAAACTGGTTCTCGCCCGAGCTGCGCCACCTGCTGCGCTGCATCCTCAACCCCAACCCCGCCACGCGCATTGGCACCGACGGCATCATGGACCACCCCTGGTTCCGCCACGGCGCCGATGATGCCGACGCTGAGCTGGCGCGGGTCAAGAGCGGGCACGACGAGGAGGCGTGGTTCAAGACCGAGTTCAAGGAGGACGTTGGGCGCGACATGACCGCCTTCGACATCCTCGCCTTCTCCCCCGGCTCCGACCTGTCCGGCCTCTTCGGCGCCGGGCCCGGCACGGAGCGGGTGTTCGTCGGCGAGTCCGCCGCGGCCGTGCTCGCCAGAGTCGAGGACGCCGGGAAGAAGGGCGGGCACATCGTCCGGAGGGAAGGAAAGAAACGCGCCGGCCCGGTGTACGTGGAGGCCGAGAGCGGCATTGTCGCCAAGGTGACCGTGTTCAAGATCGCGGACGCGGTGTCCCTGGTGGAGGTGGTCAAGGGCCACGGCCCGGAGGCCTCGGCGTTCTGGAAGGACTGGCTCCAGCCGGCCGTGAAGCCCCCGGCAGCAGCAGTGTGA
- the LOC127316775 gene encoding probable L-type lectin-domain containing receptor kinase S.5, translating to MAVHFILLCFLFLGTPASSASTTSLATNATADGSPARQSSGSGNVTTFSFSGFHPDLRGANLTVVGDASINQGALQITPDTGNNAANFLANKSGRILYSDPFRLWRAEKGAGGGKKLASFSAVFTVNVYRFNGTEPAEGFAFLIAPSADAPPPGSYGGFLGLTNAATDGNGANQIVAVELDTEKQPYDQDDNHVGLNVNSVVSVANASLTPLGIEISPIGTAKYNLWIDYDGAARRIAVYMADVSKPKPASPVLASDLDLGATVAEKSYFGFAASTGRKYQLNCVLAWNMTVENIPWEEPGKSKSGLVLGLAVGVPVAVFALAAAAAFGYYYLCVVKRRKVDRDEGGSGSVITGTMIRSLAGGPREFDYRELRKATSNFDERMKLGQGGYGVVYRGVVVEDHNNPAAAGTTVEVAVKKFSRASTQGQNDFLSELSIINRLRHKHLVRLVGWSHDDGELLLVYEYMPNGSLDQHLFSSAAGSRQRQPLGWELRYSIVQGVASALHYLHDQYDQRVVHRDLKASNIMLDAAFTARLGDFGLARAIETDKTSYMEEVAGGVHGTVGYIAPECFHTEKATRESDVYAFGAVILETVCGRRPRCDIDGFHFLVDWVWRLHRDGRALEAVDPSLDGAYDEDDAERLLMLGLACSHPTPAERPKAQAISQILLRAMPTPHVPPFKPSFVWPATDGGFDTMSTTAGTTSSQVSTVMTSSSAGSGNFTRGSQSHAPPAPEQDTSGSLV from the exons ATGGCCGTACATTTCATCCTGCTCTGCTTCCTCTTCTTGGGCACCCCTGCCTCCTCCGCCTCGACCACTTCACTCGCCACCAACGCCACCGCCGATGGCTCGCCGGCTCGTCAATCTTCCGGAAGCGGCAACGTGACCACGTTCAGCTTCTCGGGCTTCCACCCCGACCTCCGCGGCGCCAACCTGACGGTGGTCGGCGACGCCAGCATCAACCAGGGCGCGCTCCAGATCACGCCGGACACGGGCAACAACGCCGCCAACTTCCTCGCCAACAAGTCCGGCCGCATCCTCTACTCCGACCCCTTCCGGCTCTGGCGCGCCGAGAAGGGCGCCGGCGGCGGCAAGAAGCTCGCGTCCTTCAGCGCCGTCTTCACCGTCAACGTGTACCGCTTCAACGGCACGGAGCCGGCGGAGGGGTTCGCGTTCCTCATCGCGCCGTCCGCGGACGCGCCGCCCCCCGGCAGCTACGGCGGGTTCCTCGGCCTCACCAATGCGGCCACCGACGGCAACGGCGCGAACCAGATCGTCGCCGTGGAGCTGGACACCGAGAAGCAGCCGTACGACCAGGACGACAACCACGTCGGCCTCAACGTCAACAGCGTCGTCTCCGTCGCCAACGCCTCGCTCACGCCCCTGGGCATCGAGATCTCTCCGATCGGGACCGCCAAGTACAACCTCTGGATCGACTACGACGGCGCCGCGCGCCGCATCGCGGTGTACATGGCGGACGTCTCGAAGCCGAAGCCCGCCTCGCCGGTGCTCGCCTCGGACCTGGATCTCGGAGCCACGGTGGCCGAGAAGTCCTACTTCGGGTTCGCCGCCTCCACGGGGCGTAAGTACCAGCTCAACTGCGTCCTGGCGTGGAACATGACGGTGGAGAACATCCCCTGGGAGGaacccggcaagtccaagagCGGCCTGGTGCTGGGGCTCGCCGTCGGGGTGCCCGTGGCGGTCTTcgcgctggccgccgccgccgcattcGGGTACTACTACCTGTGCGTGGTGAAGCGGCGGAAGGTGGACCGCGACgaaggcggcagcggcagcgtcaTCACCGGGACGATGATCCGGAGCCTCGCCGGCGGGCCAAGGGAGTTCGACTAccgggagctgcggaaggcgacCAGCAACTTCGACGAGAGGATGAAGCTGGGGCAGGGCGGGTACGGGGTGGTGTAccgcggcgtggtggtggaggaccACAACAACCCGGCCGCCGCCGGGacgacggtggaggtggcggtgaagaagttctCGCGGGCGAGCACGCAGGGGCAGAACGACTTCCTCTCCGAGCTCAGCATCATCAACAGGCTCCGCCACAAGCACCTCGTCCGCCTCGTCG GGTGGAGCCACGACGACGGCGAGCTGCTGCTGGTGTACGAGTACATGCCGAACGGCAGCCTGGACCAGCACCTGTTCAGCTCGGCGGCGGGGTCGCGGCAGCGGCAGCCGCTGGGGTGGGAGCTCCGGTACAGCATCGTGCAGGGCGTGGCGTCGGCGCTGCACTACCTCCACGACCAGTACGACCAGCGCGTGGTGCACCGCGACCTCAAGGCCTCCAACATCATGCTCGACGCCGCCTTCACCGCGCGCCTCGGCGACTTCGGTCTCGCCCGCGCCATCGAGACGGACAAGACCTCCTACATGGAGGAGGTCGCCGGCGGCGTCCACGGCACCGTCGGCTACATCGCGCCCGAGTGCTTCCACACCGAGAAGGCCACCCGCGAGTCCGACGTCTACGCATTCGGCGCCGTCATCCTCGAGACCGTCTGCGGCCGCCGGCCGCGCTGCGACATCGACGGCTTCCACTTCCTCGTCGACTGGGTGTGGCGCCTCCACCGCGACGGCCGCGCGCTCGAGGCCGTCGACCCCAGCCTCGACGGCGCGTACGACGAGGACGACGCCGAGAGGCTGCTCATGCTGGGACTGGCGTGCAGCCACCCGACCCCAGCCGAGAGGCCCAAGGCGCAGGCCATCTCGCAGATCCTGCTGCGAGCCATGCCGACGCCGCATGTGCCGCCGTTCAAGCCTTCTTTTGTGTGGCCGGCGACGGACGGGGGATTCGACACAATGTCGACGACGGCGGGGACGACTTCCAGCCAGGTCAGCACCGTCATGACATCATCGTCCGCGGGGAGCGGCAACTTCACGAGAGGGAGCCAGAGCCAcgcgccgccggcgccggagcAAGACACCTCCGGTTCGTTGGTTTGA